One segment of Ascidiaceihabitans donghaensis DNA contains the following:
- a CDS encoding IclR family transcriptional regulator has product MSGDGTVGKALDVLDQVASFDRPVRFGQLLETSCYPKATLYRFVQTLTNQGMLMYDADRQTYALGMRLVRLAHKAWTHSSLAPIARHHLDLLSASLGETVHLAQMDSSQVLYVDKRNAAQPVEMYSQAGRVGPAYCTGVGKAMLAHLTESALARAIEQQSFHRFTDSTLTSETALREELDAIRARGYAFDREEHEPGIICIAMPILTNAGRVLGALSVTGPTMRRTLAEMENWVPQLRAASENIAREAAAWRFPDMDQQKAG; this is encoded by the coding sequence GTGTCAGGGGACGGAACAGTCGGAAAAGCATTGGACGTGCTGGATCAGGTTGCGTCGTTTGATCGGCCTGTGCGTTTTGGCCAACTTCTGGAAACCAGCTGCTATCCCAAAGCAACGCTGTACCGGTTTGTGCAAACCCTGACCAACCAAGGCATGTTGATGTATGACGCCGACCGCCAAACCTATGCGCTGGGCATGCGGTTGGTGCGGCTGGCGCATAAGGCGTGGACGCATAGTTCACTGGCCCCCATCGCGCGGCATCACCTGGACCTGCTGAGTGCATCCTTGGGGGAAACTGTGCATCTGGCGCAGATGGACAGCAGTCAGGTTCTATATGTCGACAAACGCAACGCGGCCCAACCCGTTGAAATGTATTCACAAGCGGGCCGTGTCGGACCCGCCTATTGTACGGGTGTTGGCAAGGCGATGCTGGCCCATCTGACCGAAAGCGCTTTGGCCCGTGCCATCGAACAGCAGTCGTTTCACAGGTTCACCGACAGCACATTGACGTCAGAGACTGCATTGCGCGAAGAATTGGATGCCATACGCGCCCGTGGTTATGCCTTTGACCGCGAAGAACACGAACCGGGCATCATTTGCATTGCGATGCCCATTTTGACGAATGCCGGTCGCGTTCTGGGCGCGTTGTCTGTGACGGGCCCGACCATGCGCCGCACTTTGGCTGAAATGGAAAACTGGGTGCCGCAATTGCGTGCGGCGTCTGAAAATATCGCAAGGGAGGCCGCCGCGTGGCGTTTTCCCGACATGGACCAACAAAAGGCGGGATGA
- a CDS encoding ABC transporter substrate-binding protein, which translates to MSFTLKATIAALAASTMLTGAALADGHSKPLSGDLRIIADMSNPAPRAVIEGLAAEFGEMHPDLNVELEVVDREAWKTQIRNALTANAPDVVNWYAANRMGPYVKAGLFEDISDMYENGDLPGLESVKGAMTLDGKQWGVPYTYYQWGVYYREDMFKELGLSEPVTFEEELANCQKIVDSGKKCYAIGTKFLWTAGGWFDYLNMRTNGFDFHMQLARGEVAWTDDRVRETFANWRKIIDMGGYIEDHQSYSWQEALKFMTDGDAASYLIGNFAVPHMREAGLSDDQIDFYQFPTIADVPQGEDAPTDTFHIPSNAKNKDNARAFLQFVTSADVQTKINAGDALGQLPVNSASSVDADEFLEQGFAMLSTNAKGGVAQFFDRDFPAEMASVGMEGLQEFMVFPDNLDDILARLEQAAERIYKK; encoded by the coding sequence ATGTCATTTACACTTAAAGCAACCATTGCAGCCCTCGCGGCCAGCACGATGCTGACCGGCGCTGCGCTTGCTGACGGGCATTCCAAACCATTGTCTGGCGATCTGCGCATCATTGCAGACATGTCCAATCCTGCGCCACGCGCTGTGATCGAAGGTCTGGCTGCGGAATTCGGCGAAATGCACCCCGATTTGAATGTAGAGCTGGAAGTGGTGGACCGCGAAGCCTGGAAAACCCAGATCCGCAACGCGTTGACCGCCAACGCCCCTGACGTTGTGAACTGGTACGCCGCCAACCGCATGGGGCCTTACGTCAAGGCGGGTCTCTTTGAAGACATCTCCGACATGTATGAAAACGGCGACCTGCCGGGGCTGGAGTCTGTCAAAGGCGCCATGACGCTGGATGGCAAACAGTGGGGCGTGCCATACACCTACTATCAGTGGGGCGTGTACTACCGCGAAGACATGTTCAAAGAGCTGGGCCTGTCCGAACCCGTCACCTTTGAAGAAGAGCTGGCCAATTGCCAGAAAATCGTCGACAGCGGCAAGAAGTGCTATGCTATCGGCACCAAGTTCCTGTGGACCGCAGGCGGCTGGTTTGACTACCTGAACATGCGCACAAACGGCTTTGATTTCCACATGCAACTGGCCCGCGGCGAAGTCGCTTGGACAGATGACCGCGTGCGCGAAACCTTCGCCAACTGGCGCAAGATCATCGACATGGGCGGCTACATCGAAGACCACCAGTCGTACAGCTGGCAAGAAGCGCTTAAGTTCATGACCGACGGCGACGCCGCGTCTTACCTGATCGGCAACTTTGCAGTGCCACACATGCGCGAAGCCGGCCTGAGCGATGATCAGATCGACTTCTACCAGTTCCCGACCATCGCAGATGTGCCACAGGGGGAAGACGCCCCGACAGACACGTTCCACATCCCGTCCAACGCGAAAAACAAAGACAACGCCCGCGCGTTCTTGCAGTTTGTCACATCCGCTGACGTGCAAACCAAGATCAACGCAGGCGACGCATTAGGTCAGCTTCCTGTGAACTCCGCATCCTCTGTTGATGCAGACGAGTTCCTTGAGCAAGGGTTCGCGATGCTGTCTACCAACGCCAAAGGCGGCGTGGCGCAGTTCTTTGACCGCGATTTCCCTGCGGAAATGGCATCGGTCGGCATGGAAGGCCTGCAAGAGTTCATGGTGTTCCCGGACAATCTGGATGACATCCTGGCCCGTCTTGAGCAAGCCGCCGAGCGCATCTACAAAAAGTAA